TACAATGGGAACGGAATTATGCAAGAAAGAACCCTAAAAGGTAGTACAAGATGAACATTCTTCCACGAATAAGAGGTTTCTGTCCAATTCTTCAAACCCTAGCAAATTTTTCTCATCTCTTCCCATTCCAAAATCTTCTTTTTCACTTACCCCaccaaaatcccaatcaaatactTCTAAATCAGTAAAGCCTCTTAAGAAACAAGAGTTCGAAACATCACTAGATGACTATACCCACAAAGTTTCTAGGTGATAAGAATGGGAGAAACTAACCAAGAAGATGGGATTTCACAGATCTGCGCAACGACACCCGCCGTCGTTAACCACCGTCTGCCGCCGTCAGTCGATAGGTGGAGTGAGAGAAATTGGAGAGGGAAAGGATATAGAGAGAGAAAATCGACGGAAGAAATTAGGGAAATAGGTCTGTTCTCTAATGGTTAATTCGGGTTCCGACGATCGCCATATTTTTGTTTAAAGTTTATATTTCCCACTATCACTTTTTTTTGGTctaacatattttattttttttgacttTCCGACTGAATGGCTTACAAATGTGAAGGCGGGAAATTCCCGCATTATTTTTTCACTGCTTAATCGGAATAACAGTcgatattattttaaaaaaataaataatgaaattacaATCATTTTTTGACTTCAAATTACAAATTTAGTCATATTAGCGACCGCCTAATATTCAGGCAAAAATTTCGGTCGGggaataatatttttttagtaGGGACATTTCAGATCTCCAAATATATGTGCACAATAGAAAGTTTAACTACTCTCGTCAAATTAGGCTAGCGAAGGTAAAAGATGCTAATAATGAGGATTAGAAAGGCTTGTGGTCTAGATGGCAACACATAAAGGTTTGGAAGTGTCTCGAAGAAGTTGGAGTAGGATCTTAATGCCAAAAGGGTAATTTATGTCCGTCCGAAAATTGCCCAAGGTTCACCATTGTGCAGCAGTCAAGCTTAGCCTTGACTTCAACCTTTCcaacacttagaattattttAGGACATTTGGGACTTAGAGTAAAATTCAGGCAACAAGTAAAGTAGAGGCACATACGAAATTTATAGAAATCTCTACTCGTATAAGAACACAATATATGTGAATATAAGAACACAATAAAGTCAATCCTATGGCCAAGAACAAAGAACACCCTAGTTACCTTCCCCCAAACGATTTCGCACCCTTAGGAATTACACTTAAACGTTTTTGGTTAACACTTTACCACAAGACTAAGTTCTACCCTTTGGGACAGCCTTATGCACGTTTTTATAGTGCAGGCTTCCCAATTACACTTGGCAACATCTACGACAATCAGTTGACAAGCCCCAACTGATAGGCAAACATGACAGACATGATTAAAAACGTGCATCCACTTAGCCCCGTAATCAGACATGCTTGGATGTGGCAGTTGTAACCACTTAACTGCACTGTCATGTGTCCAGCACACTTTGTaaccactgtcacacctcctttttcccgagggggatataaggagtgttttcaatttaagtgacattaatcaaaatgggattatttatttatgagtcgctacttgggataattttatggtgtcccacgtcaccagtttattttaaataccaaatcggggaaaatttgactctgtttaaagtctgcgaaatcaaaagaccgggtaagaaattcagttaacccaggagaaggtgttaggcactttcgaattccgtgattttagcccggtcgcttagcaatttatacttggcttattttatctaattactcattttaggacCTATGTTTATTTTACCTTTACCGCTACTAATTACTTGATAACTCGTATTTAAAGAATTATCTTAAGACGAGTTATGCGTACGTATACTCGTTTTAGTTTGGTGCGTCAAGAATCACGCCAtacgtacgtgtacacaatttaTCACGCATTATTACTATCAAAaaagtttggccgaagttgcgcgaatgcatacctcgatttatttccttaaaaactaatttgagattattgtgaggccaTAAGAGTATGGAAGTCATTGTGGAAAAAATAAGGtaaattaattatggaaaaaTGGGCTAGTTTATAGCCTTATTGACACTTAGGCCATGTTTGGATTCAACACAATTGATCTAGTTTCTTGCAAAATTCAGccaatgtgagcacgtgatttttttcctatatgagaattactcccaaaaaatttaaaataaaataattttcctttgtgtgcaatttttgaatttttgtggcattttttggataattatttgtatttttgtctgtgcatgtttatttgttatattaataaacaatataaaaatatgtcgcatttgcatttaatatttaattctacaattaggagtaattaaatttgttttacaaaatgaaaaaaaatcataaaaatatgtattttgcatttttagcatttaacgtccaaattgtgtgattttatcgttaattgctatttaattgtgtgttaattgttattaggagttaattagtattttgagataattttgggttttataatttaatcttagcacttttagctttattaattaggaaattgaataaatagaaaagaacaaaaatagaagaaatcggattgggccttttcttcaaattttaaaccaaatacccagccttcccctacgacccggtccatttcaaaccgggtcgacccagtccataaccccaaagatccaacccctttcttcatttttcattttttcatttcccTAACCCTAAACCTAACAAACCACTCGCACCCCTCtctttccctcttcttctccaaatctccCAAAGCTCCCCTCCCattaggggtgggcgttcggtatttcggttcggtatgtaagaatttcggttcggtatttcagtattcggtttatcaattgtgtataccaaataccataccaaaatatttcggtacggttcggtatttactattttggttcggtacggtttcggtttaaCAATCAATGAATATTGAATAATCAATGCTAAATTGTTAAATGCTAACGCCTAACCTAACAGTGCACAACTGCACATGCAGTCATGCACAATTGGAACTTGGAAGAGGAATCACAAATGTAGTGTTTTCAGTTTTCACAATCGAAATTCTAAAGTGTTTGCACTTTGCACAACTGCACATGGCTCATGGCTGAAAGCctgaaacaagaataacatattaTTCTGCAGACAACAACTTCACAATCTGGCAACTGCAGATGCAAACTTGCACGCCAGATCTGGCAATCAACTTAATAGTTAACACTTAACACTCACAGTGCAATAAAAACACAGTCCAAACTTAAACACATGGCAGCTGAACACTTAAACTGTTAAACAGTTAAACTGCAGATGCTAACTTGCACAACTGCAGTCTGCAAATGCTAAACACATTAACCCAGTGCAATAAAAACACAGTCCAACAAATGCAGTGTTTGCACAATCGAAATTCTAAAGTGTTTGCACTTTGCACAATGTGCACAACTGCACATGGCTCATGGCTGAAAGCCTGAAACAAGAATAATATATTATTCTGCAGACAACAACTTCACAATCTGGCAACTGCAGATGCAAACTTGCACGCTAGATCTGGCAATCAACTTAATAGTTAACACTTAACACTCACAGTGCAATAAAAAGTTAAAAACACAGTCCAAACTTAAACACATGGCAGCTGAACACTTAAAACTGTTAAACAGTTAAACTGCAGATGCTAACTTGCACAACTGCAGTCTGCAGATGCTAAACTGCAATCCAAACTGCAGTCTGCAGACAACAACTTCACAATCTGGCAACTGCAGATGCAAACTTGCACGCCGGATCTGCAATCAAACTCGCGAACTTCTCCGTTATCTTCTTTCACCACAAAGTATTCCCAAATATCGGAGCGTTGAGCAGTAGCACGGGGCATGATTGCACTTGAACTTGaacctaaaaaaaatataaatcatatGTTAGAATATTATAGTTTGAtgataataaaacaaaactacAAACTATTAAGTATATCATTATCACCAAACAAATAGAGTATTAAACTTACCACTCAAGATGCAAGTTGCAactatacatcaaacaatgctagtagTGCTTCCATTATTTTCCATATCTAAAGATAATACGACCAAATATGTCATACAAATGAAAAGGcatgatatattattttgaattaaaatacACACAAAATATTAAAGCCTACCAAGCTCGAGTTCCTCAAGATACTTCAAGTCTTCTTCAACACTAATAGGATTCTTCTCTTCTCTAATCCAATCTTGAACACAAATAAGAGCTTGCACACATTTAGtagtcaatgaactcctaaatgaatcaagaatacgGCTACCAGTGCTAAACGTGCATTCCGACGCCACACTAGAAATTGGAATTGTCAACACATCACGAGCCAACTCCGAAAGAATAGGAAATCTAGGAGCATGTGTTTTCCACCAACTCAAGATATCAAATTCTTCACTAAAAGGCTCTTGTTCTTCACTAATGTATTTATCCAACTCCGATTTAGCACCCCCACTTCCATTgtcttccttttgtttctttAAGCTAAGCTTAGTCCTAATTTTTGATACACTTATAACACTCCCACTAGGTGTATTAGATGTGTTGTTAGATGAAGTAGAACTAGATGGAGATTGAGGACAAGATTCGGTTGAATACTTTATTAGATACTCTCCAAACAAAGAATTCATATAAGCATACACCTCAacatttattttcttccctttttcctccCCAAAAAGTTCTTCAAGTGCTCCCTCAACATATTCAAATTTGTTACGTGGATCCAAGACGGaagcaataaaaattattttattcatcttttcaggctcaccccaatacttcttgaacttttcttgcaTTTGCTCAGCCATTTTTCTCAAATGCCCATCCTCACTAGCTAAACACATTTTCAAATGACAATAAAGTTCAGATACATCCTCAAAATGAGAATTACAAGTGACATAACGTGAACCTGAAACTTTTTTAGTTAGCTCGTGAAATCTTGCAAGAAACACTATCACATTCCTCACATTCACCCAATCATCAGATTCAAGAGGACCTGCATTACCACCATCTTCACAAAGATGAGAACATTGATATGCAGAAAATCCATCATCAAAAAGATGCAACTTGTCAAAGGCTTTTTCAAATTGTTGTGTTGTATCCAACATCaaataggtggaattccacctggtaggaacatccaaacacaaCGTTTTGGTACATTCTACCTTTACATGTGCACAACACTGTTTAAACTTTAAGGTCCTTGCAGGCGAAGATCTCACATACCTCACAATATTTCTAACACGTGTCACAGAAGCATCAAGTTCTTTCAAACCATCTTGCACAATTAGATTTAGTATATGAGCCATGCATCTCACATGAAGATGTTTACCACTCATCATATTAGTTTTCCACATATCTAACTGTTTAGACAATTCTTTGACAGTTACATCATTTGAAGAAGCATTGTCCACAGTAATAGTGAAAACCTTGTCTAATTTCCATTCAAGCAAACAATCCCTAATAGCTTTAGCCATCTCTTCACCCTTATGACTAGTGATAGGGCAAAAATtaagtattcttttatgcaacttCCAATCCCTATCAATGAAGTGGGCTGTCAaacatatataatttattctttgtaATGAAGTCCAAGTGTCTGTTGTTAGGCAAATTTTTGGTTGTGCTTCTCTAAAAGAACTTTTTAGATTTTGCCTCAATTCACCGTAAACTTCATAACAGTTCCTTGTTATTGTTCTACGAAAAGGAATACGAAATAGTGGTTGAGTTTTTCTCATAAACTTTTTAAAGTCTTCATTTTCTACAAAGCTAAATGGCAGTTCATCAGTAACTATCATCTCAATTAAGGCCCTCCTAACCACTttttgatcaaatttccaaattgaTCCTTCATCATTTTGGCAAGATTGAAAATTTATCTTTGTTTGACTATTATCTTCTGCAATTTTAAGTGGATATTCTTTGCATCTAAGCAAATGATTCTTCAATCCTGTTGTTCCATTCTTAGATGAATTAGCAGCATAAGCTTGTTTACAATATCGACACCGTGCTTTCCCAACCCCATTAacctcaaatttatcaaaatggtTCCAAACGTCAGACCTAGGTTGCATTGCTTTCCTTTTCTTGGAATCTTCACTATCAATGGTGTTGGTGTTACTATCTACCGTAATAGGTAAACTTTCAGTAGAACCAACATCACTTACTTTACTTGTATCTTCCATctatacaaaattaaacaaatataaacataaattaaCAATCAACAAATTAACTAATAACTACCTTGCTATCAATAACAATCAACAAATTAAGTACCTTGCTACcttacaaaattaaacaaatacaAGTATTATCTACCTTGCTACCAAAGTAACATGAGTTTTCTTATGTGTGCACATTATAAGTCTAGGATTAGCATTTTCAGTGGTATTTAGTTATCTTCAAGTATTATCATTTTCTAACTTTTTGAATATCAATAACAATTTCCTGTAACTTAGAATTTGCTGTAGAAACATTATTCTTGATAGTTTCTAAGGTCTTGATTACATCAATCATAATTGTGACAATAGAGCTGATGTAACACCATTGAGAACTCCAGCTCAGCTGAGAAGCTAAGAGAGTGACTAAATCTTTTCTTGAAATTCTAGAAGCCAACATACTAGAAGAtactgtatttcatgattttcaaAGAGAGGAGTCTGCTATTGTTAGTTGCTCATATGAATATGATATGGTAAAGTTCAAAAAATCAGACCTAAACAAGGTAATACAACCAAAAGAAAGAGTATGAACGTGATACAGATGATATTTTCCTACTAAAGGGAAAAGCTCAGAACATCAGTTCATTCAATAAGCAATACAACCAAAAGAAAGCGAAACATacctttgaaattgaaattgaatcGATCTCGGAAGACTGGAACAGGACAGCAGCGTCTTCGACACTTCGTTTGCCCGGAATCGAATCGAGCTGGAAATCGCCGCCTATAACCCTAAAATAGTTTGATGtagaaaatcagaaattaaatCTCAACAAAAACCTCAGAGAGTAGTCGAGTATTGGGATGAGATCATGAGAATGAGATGAGacttacaaaacttacaaaagTAGTGAAGTTAACCGGTGAAGATGAGATGAGACTCGAGCTCGAATGTCGACTGGTCGTAACTCAACTCGCAGACTGATATCCTAGAATCGCAGTCGAttctcgtcttcttcttcttcccattcTCGATGATATCTCCTAAGCACCGAAGGCTGAAACAGTAAGCAAACTGCAAACCCTAATACCCTATCTCGATCTCGAATTCTCGATGATATCTCCGACTCCCAGCCCTAGACCCCAAGTGTATTAACACCAAAACTCTGAGTGTTGGACTGTTGAGTGTTGGGAAAATGTCTAAGGTAGAATTGGGTTTGGGGCGCAGCTGGGCCTGGGTATGGGCGTGTGGGTTGTGGCCCAAAGTCAAATAAAATAGGTAATTGGGTTTGGGGCTTTGGGGTTTGGGCTGTATTAATATTACCAAATTTCGGTATTTTGGTTTACCGAAATAATTCAATTataaaaccgaaaaccgaaccgaaataccgaaattcAAGTACCGAATTAGACAGaaataccgaaaaaaccgaaaccgaaatactaaattaatttggttcggttcggaattcgatttttcgAATTTTATGCCCACTCCTACCTCCCATGGTTGCCCCTCTCCCGTCATCTCATTCATCCtccacatacacacacacagagagcaacacacacacaacacagCCACCCTCGTCGTCGACCAAAACGCAGCgttgttgctgctgcttcgtCCAGTTTCGTCCAAACGACCCCTGACCTCTCTAACACAACCAGCTTCGTCAAGCTCCAGCAGCCATCCCTGCTGTTTCATCTTCTGCTTCGTCTTCGCCTCGTCGCCATGGCTGCCATTGCTTGCTCGACGACCGTGGCTGCCACTGCTTCGAGCTCCAGCCACGAACGACCACAGCTCGATCGTCACGTCCAAATGAGCATCGTCGCCTCCATCGCCCGTCCAGTTGAGCAgcgttgctgctactgcttcgtTCTTCTTCTTGTCAAAACAAACGAACCGGCATCGCCACTGCTGCGTTCCTACTCGTCGAGTTATTTTTTGGGCAGATTCGAGTTTATTTTTAGTTTCAAAGTTTCCAGGTAGATTTGTTTCCGTTAGAGTTCGTCGTTTGTTCCGAtacggttagttggtttaagtttcagttctgtccgtattttgtttgatattctcggatctgaaatcagtatatgtttgattcttttctttgttcgtttgttgtcatttcttgattatttcttcagtttgtttttatgcatttgttcttgtttagttttaatatagaagtgtgttagtttaatcacttgaatcctttatcttggttgtaatattgttagatttaatttgaagttcgaTTGATGATCAAGTTTAGTGATTGAAATCTTCTTGCTTGTTCCATTaagtttgttctaatatgaatCTAACTCTGTTGTTAATTCATGAATCTTGTTCCATTAGGACTTTGTTTAGTGAGTTCGTTCATTCAGAGTTTGATTATTAGTGTGGTTAATTGGTTagatgaattggttatagctgttgtattttggttagaattgattaggcgaattggttataactgatgggggtagaatggtaaattgcagtattttcaggggtaaaatggtaatttcagtaagttcGGAGgtgtatttttggaattgaaaatttgaataattatttaatctgagtggtccgtccactaggcattaataatattacactagtacatggtgggggacaagacataatggggtgggaataatgtatttgtttaatatagtgggggacaaaacatgtatGCATGAGGAACAAGGgatttaaataagaaaaacattaagtagtgggggcaAGACATGCAATTatgggaatatttcgggttagtggttcaagacaagactcttggttataaatagagtcatttttacATAGTGCAGGAAGATAGAGGAAAAAGTTTAGAGAGTTGACTGAATTTTaagaaatcagaatttgagagcaaagagagaaaaacaagctgaacttttacttgaataatttcAGGCTGCTTTTCCTTGAGTGTTATttaaaaatcagtaaactactgcgtcttggatccgtctctcttctgctttgactgcgattgcattcTGGTACTGctggttttcaatctgttactgggttattctactggtcatTACTGGTTTTGCTATATTGTtgaacctgttgttgctgtgtatttacactactgctgcttctactgatcttcatcttctttccttgttttccaaataccaggtacacaaactgatacactggttcattttgtaagctactcgaagcatgaatgcaaaaatgggaaagatttgaagttgtagtttaatgtagtcttttctttcttttactgtttgtacttagaacattctatgcgctgcccatgtaaactctgGTTATATACTGCATCTCGGTTGTATATATGTTAGCTAGTTGCCTTCACTAGAATCAGGTAGTTGTTGGTTATGTATAACATGGGCACTATCCTATAGCAGTTTAAGTTGTAAACTTCTTCCCCGTAGGTTTTTAGTTTAAAAGGACTAATAGTGTAGTTGTAACATTCTGCTAGCTCAATTTGTTCGACTAAACAGCATGTTCCAAATACACATCAGGCCTTAGGTTGATTACTCAATAGTTCAAACTATTTTAGTTAACAACTTGCTCATCTAAATTCGTTAAAAACGGGTTTCATTAGGTATCACTTTCATTTCGGATTCTTAAAGTTTGAACATGTGTAGAATCATTTAGCTAAGCCCAACATCTGAATAAGGATGGCACAGGTCCAGTTTTACCCCTTATACATCGGACCTGGGCCCATAATTGTTAACCGACTGCTCTTATTGTATCGTTTTCAGATttaacgactcactttcgaaactcaactataataactcgtgagcatgtaaataagttagaactctttttctttcattatagaGACGAAcgaaatagaaaatatagtcattataggtcgatccttttaaaacaaaaatgaggcGTGCCTtgccaaacaaaaatgcaaattgcggggccctcaataattggtcataataaaatacttagaatttgggatgagccgtttagcgaatttttgcggccttcctcaaagataataacgcgttagactttttaggcgcgatttttaattaaattacattcttcaattcgggtgcgcatttatgtgacccaaatccaaatctcaacgaaatcggaatgtattaacaaccacgagtgcattgattgtgacgtggttcgagatgcattttcacgacgttgcaattctattaaaaaaattataataaaagcggtttaaacctaataaaagcacacaagttataacatgtattaaaatcagatatttagccattataacaatttaagcgaccgtgctagaaccacgggatccgtgggtgcctaacaccttccctcgggtcaacagaattccttacttagaatttctggttcgcagacttcatttggaaagtcgaaaatttcctcgatttgggattcaagataaaccggtgacttggggacaccaaaagccaaacctttcccaagtggcgactctgaaataaataaataatctcatttcgaataatgtcacttaaattggaaaaactccttcacgcATTAATCCTTcagggtaggcgcgcaaaaaggaggtgtgacagccaaTATCAAATTTTAATATTACCTAAAATCCCAACGGCGCACGTCTCATGAGACAACAAACTTTGTTTGTATtgctaatttttttttcaaatcaactAACAAACAAAAGGGGAACCCAAATtatagatattttaactatttccCAAAGAAAATAAGCAGAGTATTCAAAATTAGAATATAAAGCTATCAAAACCAAAGAGCAAATCAGATATTCAAAACCATATTAATAAGGCCTCACTTTATTCAAGCTTCACACGGACCAGTCAAGATGAACTCCAAAATGAAGATCCAAATTTAGAAGTTAAAAAGAAACTGACCTTAATTAAACAGGAATGGAATTTAGCACTCAGCAGACCATGGACGCTTTGGCAACTCTATCGAGTCGTCAGAAATTCGAGGCTCGTTGGCAAGGAGAACTTCGAATCCCAAAATTTAAAACCTCACTCGACTGAAATTAGCATGTTTTAATGGTAAGGGCTTGCATTTTTTAGAGTGGCTTTGGAGCTGAAATAGGGTGGTTTGGGGCTAGTTACATGTTGCTGAAACAATGTGATTGTTA
Above is a window of Nicotiana tabacum cultivar K326 chromosome 8, ASM71507v2, whole genome shotgun sequence DNA encoding:
- the LOC142163498 gene encoding zinc finger BED domain-containing protein DAYSLEEPER-like, producing MNKIIFIASVLDPRNKFEYVEGALEELFGEEKGKKINVEVYAYMNSLFGEYLIKYSTESCPQSPSSSTSSNNTSNTPSGSVISVSKIRTKLSLKKQKEDNGSGGAKSELDKYISEEQEPFSEEFDILSWWKTHAPRFPILSELARVH